The Hordeum vulgare subsp. vulgare chromosome 7H, MorexV3_pseudomolecules_assembly, whole genome shotgun sequence DNA window AGATTAGTACACATCTTTCGAAATTAAGAAGTTCTTGTAATAACTTTTACTACCGCCAGCTTAAAAAAAGGATGATGCCCTAAAATGTATGCGGCCAAACCATATCAATGCTGGTCAGAGAAATCTAGTGACATCCAATCAAATTCAATGGTCAACAAGACATCTTCTTGACTTAGAAAAAACATTTTTCACTTTCAGTGTTATGAACGACTACAAAAGAGTGTATTCCATGAGCCAGCATTAAATGCATAGTACCAGCTTATGGGCTGGCAGTAGTGATCATGTTTTCCTCATCAAACTGGATTGTAAATGCCAAAACCAGTTGTGATCCTAACTCCCTTTTGTAGAACTGGATTAGATGTCAAATGATCTTGATCAAGTTGCATGCAAATGGTATACCTCGATATTTTCTCCAAAAAAAAAGGACACCTCGACACAGTATACAAGAACTTGAACTTCATGCAGCAGCTAGAAAGGATCATGCATTCAAATGTCATTTTCAATGGTTTTGCTTAGTATATGCACAGAATCAATCATGGTGAAATAATTCATGACCACACAAAATAAGTATGCAGACATGGTATGACATGAACAGTAAGTTGGAGAAAAAAATATACACAATGTTAGCAATGCTTGATGAAAAGAAAAGAAGGTAAAAGAGGTTAGATCAAACCCTACAGTAGCAATACAACCGAAATAAGCATCAAGCAAAATAAAACAAACCCTACAGTAGCACAACACAGATGATATATGTTAAACATGGTACGTGGCTACAGGCAAAGCACAGCACAGGCTACATCATTATTAATTTACCTTTTTTTTTGCAATAATCCTACTTATTCCATTCTACATGTGGATAATAGCATTAGACTGGAGTGCGCCTAAGATGTTTGATAAAGCGAGCCATTGTCAAAGAGGTTCCATGGCCACATATAGAAGTTGAATGAGCAAAATGTACACAGCAAATATCTGAATTCGACGAGAAATTTCAGCGCAAACTAGTAAGATACGCCCGCGCACATAAGGTGTTCGACAGAAAGCGAAGATAACGAAACAGAGGAGAAGAGGCACCTTGATCCCAGGGAATGACATGCCGAGCTCCTCCTCGGGGATGACGACGGGCCACTTCTCCCCGGCCTCGCGGAAGAGCTGCTCGGTCTCGAGGAGGCGGCCGCGGGCGAGGATCTGGTCGCGCATGCCCTGCGCGGTGGCGCCGTCGGCGGCGACGAAGGCCTCCTCGGCGCCGTTGAGGTAGGTGACGAGGACGCGCGGGGGCGGCTGGGCCTTGGGGTCGTCGGCCGCGGCCGGGGACGGCAGGCGCCGCAGCTCGACGGAGCAGGTGGGGTTGGAGTCCTTGGCCTTGCGGCCGTTGCACTGCGCCAGGAGCTCCACGGCCGCCGCCTTGCGCGGGTCGAGAGGGTTGTACTCCACCACCACCCTGGACAGAAACTTGAGCATCTCCTCCGGCCGCCGCTTTCCCCCGCTCGTTCGCCGCCTTCGATCCGCTTCCGGAGGACAGGCCGCTGCGCCCAGGAAGGAGTCCTCTCGAGACGGTTATGAGCAGGGGTGACAGGGCCGGCAGCTTTTGGTGGAGGCGGATAGGAGAACGGCGGTGGCGCACGACGGCGAGGAATCCAGTGCGGTGGAGGTTAACGGAGAAGGGGCGGCGCCGTTTTTTCCTGCGGGGCAGATCTCGGGAAGCTCGTCGAAGTGCGCGACGTAAGTGGGCTTTGCTCCCATTGTTTCGTCAAACTGACAAAAAGAAGGGCCTGGGGTCTGCCTCCCACAGCCTGCTAATATGAGAAAAAGCCGatctcaaaaaataaataaatgagaaaatGCCGAAATCACAATATGGGACACTTAATCTGAAGTTTTCTGTTTGCCTAGTGAAAAAAAGTTTTCTGTTTGCCTAAAAAACAGAagttttctgtgtttttccatTCTTTTCTAAATATTTTATCTTTTAAATCGTGTGTCCAAATCATAAACTGTTCGCCGATGCGTTTCTCGCGTTGAGAGCTTCGGGATTATTTCGCATGTTAATAGGTTTTGTAAAATAAAAATCCAAAAACCCTGAGGAAAACCAAAAATAAAACCAGGGGATAAACAAATATCATAAGAAAATATAGAAACACAAAAAAGTTGAAAAAACAAAAGGTCAAAAATAGGAAACTAGAAGCACAACTGCGTTTTCGCTTCTTATTTTTCTGGAAACACAATTGtgcttttttttactttttcaaAAGTGCAGTTGTGCTGCTCATAGAAGCACAACCGTGGTTTTCACTGTTTGAAAAAGCATAGATGTATCATGTAGGAAGCACATATGTGCTTCATGCCGAAGCGTCGTTATCTTTTTTAGTGAAATGCAACTATGCTTTTCACTTTCAAAAAGCACAGTTATGCTTCACCATAAAGCATAATTATGCTTTTTCACACTGTGTGTTTTATCCtaggaaaaaggtaaaaaaaaatatgaaaatctaTAAACGAACAACATAGTCCTACCCCCCGCCAAACCAAAACAAATGCAACAATTTAAAAAACGAAGCCCCGCGATGCGCCTGGCATGCGATACATGGCGGCAGTTAGACGTAGCACACATCAGTGCAGAACGGTCCTGAGTGACCAGAGCGCAAATGCTAAAAGGGAACCACTTTGTGTAGTTTCATGTGAGACCGAAGCAGGGGGAAATATTTAGGGCACCCAGCCATTTTGTGCTACCTATGCATCAAGTTAACAAGATCCAATTTATGAATGTCAAAAAATTCTAAACAAAAAATATGTCATACTAGCAACAAGAATCTGTCATACTACGAAATTTGAGGTCCAAACTGAAAACACGACATTAGTAAACACAAAAGACAAATTCACAATTATGTAGAAAGTGGCTGAATTAAAGGCCCGGGCTGCATTAGGTACTATTAACAACATGTTTtgtcttttttcttttgtttctaacTCTGTACGTTGAATTTGAATCTAAAATTTTGTACTATGATAGATATGTGTTATACTTACATCCTCacaaaatttcataatttttcaatGTTTATGAAGTGAGATACGGACATCGGTGCAGCGGTAGCACCAAATTCACCGTTGCACCAGATACGTTTCCCGAGGAGGTCACACCTCAAGGGCGCCCTCCCCGTCGCTCTTATTTGATCAGCCCAAGTAGCATTCTGCATGTTTATTTGTATCTTTATTTTACtttctctgtttttaaatataagtctttttaaatattttattacggaactatatacgaagcaaaatgagtgaatctacacactaaagtatgtttatatacatccgtatatagtcttctagtagaatttttagaaagacttatatttaggaatgaagggagtagtttatattttgataaatgttgtaaatcatatttaaaaaaaaataattTACTTACAAAAAAAAGTTCACCATGCATTACAAAAATGTTAATGTGAAAACAATTAAAAAAATGTAGATAGCATTTAAAAACATGTCGGTAACATTTACAAAAATGTTCATATGTTTCAAGATAATGTTTGTGGCATTCAAAATTATTTAGACAACGCAAAACAAGTTcttataattaaaaataatgtttcatagcattcaaaaaatgttcatgaaaattTTAAAAATGATCACGTGTTTCAGAAAAAATGATTGTGATTTACTAAAAAGTTTACGTGATGTAATAAAATGTTCAGGTATTTTTAAAAAATGGTATGTAGCTTTCAGAAAAACTTTTCAACGAATTTCCAAAAATACTTTAAACATGTTCAAAAATTTCAAACcatatatttgaaaaatgttcatcatgAATTTGGAAATGTTTATCattgatttaaaaaatgttcaacatgTATGAGATTCATACTCGCCTATGGGTAGACATAGCATGGTGTCCCAACTGGTTCGTGTAATATTCTACCGGTATTGAGAACGTTCCATGTGTTTTTTAATGTTTTACCCTATCAATTTTCATCACTTTTTATTTCAGCTTTCATTTCaggcttttcttttgttttatcatttttccttttcatttttctaaaTACACGCTGGCCTCTTTTAGTAGACTCTAAACATTGTTCGTAAACATGTTAAACATTTGTCAAATATATGATGAACTATTTTCAAATATATGATGAATAATGTGTTCGTATACATGTTAAACATTTGTCAATATATATTAAACATTTGTTAAATACATGATGAACTATTTTCAAAAATATGttgcatatttttcaaaaatatcatagacattttagaaAAATTGCAAGAAAAATCTCTAGTGttattgtaggatcgaaagtatgttaaaggaggggggggggtgagtaGACTGCTTAATCAAATCGAAACTTcactttttcccaattttaccgGTTGACAAGTTTTAGCGATTTTACCAAGTCTAGCACAtcgtacacatgcaagtctaggaGTATAGTAGGCGAAAGTAATGACATTGCAAGTGTAAGTAAAGGAggattaggaagatcaaacacaatgaagaTCAGAAATTTTTAGCGTCGTTCCGATAGGTTGTGCTATCATACGTCTATGTTGATGGATATTTCGATCCACGGAGGGTAAAGGCTGCACGAGTGCACGGAGGGTTCCACTCACGAAGGGTCcccgaagaagcaaccttgtctattccaccatggcttacgtctacgaagtactagcctcactcggggtagatcttcaccaagtaggcgatctcctggcccttacaaacttctacgTTCAAATCCACATGATTTGGAGGCTCCCGAGCAACACCTAATCAATCTTGGAGACACCACTctctaaaaggtaatagatgatgtatggatgatgaactccttgctcttgtacttaaaaaatagtctcctcaacactcaatcaccctcTCAGAGAATTTGACTTGGTAGAAGAGGATGATTGGATGTAaagtaacttggggaggctagaaatcaagaatcatatggttggaatggaatgtcttgatctcaacacatgagtatgtggttctctctcagaaaatggatgatgGAAGTGTAGAAATGTTATGAGTGCTCTCTCCACAAAAGAGAAGGGTGGGGTGGTATTTATATCCATCTCCAAAAAtctaaccgttacaacattattgcccaactgggTGAAACTGAAGTAAAGAAAACTTGGTTGTAtcaactagtgcaaaatgtctTAACTTTTGACTACTCGGTGAGACAGAAGAGAACatatcggtgagaccgattcggcTATGCATAAGCAGCTCCAGTGTTTCGGAAGTTGTGAGAATTTAAACTTGGAAATTTCAAATTTGAACAATTTGACGCTAGCAACTTGATCACTTCTTTTCGGCATCACCAAACCAAATCTCGGTTGTACTGATGTGCTAGGGTTTGGCTTGGGTTTTGTCTAGGACTAACTCGGTGGGACCAATATggtaatgttggtggcaccgaatttggtaGTTTAGGTTTTGGACACAATCTTTTGTGATATTTTGGTTGAGGCCTTTGGTggcatatctctaagcactttgagcaaccagatcatcatcacTACCTCATCCCTtttttaataatattggcttttctatggactcaactGTCATTGCTCACGTAAAACAAAATGTAGAGTATTGAAGCTCTTGCCAATAGGTGTTCTTTGCATCTTAGGGGGTCCTTCTTTCACAACTCCTAGCCAGTCCATTTATTAAAGTTTCCTGAAATATTCTAGATaagctcattagttcaatgaactaTATGTTGTTGTTAAGTACCAAAACAacatagggagaagttgtgctttcagttATGAAAAAAGTATGTTATGTTTTTTTCCAAAGTTACATGACCCAATTATAAAATGGCATAAAATTTTCATAAAATCCCTTGACTTCATTGTTGAACACATTTGCATTATttaaatatgacctaagcgggagtgccataagtaagtggtactatcattactaactttacatcttttggcatcaatactatgaacatgcgtatcactacgatcgagattcaataaaccattcatcttgggtgcatgatcatataagatattattcatgtaaacataaTAACACATTATTCTCTAACATACATAAATAATCATCTCGCgataaacaaaatcaatatgatgttcatgctcaacgagacaccaaataaaatttatttaggtttatcacTAATCCCGAAGATAGATggagcgtgtgatggtgatcatataaaccttggaaatacttcactagtggaaaacgggcctttggcctggaccatttagtcccggcctgcctctgggccgggactaaaggcccggccacgtcgccccaattctcaatgcctccctcgaggctttagtcccggcccgtaaggagcctttagtcccggttcatgtcccaaaccgggactaaagggctacgcggcgggcagtggtggtggcaaccgttcgtatccccctttagtcccggttggtgggtcaacccgggactaaaggactaacacgtggcctgccgtagtggtggcaaccgttcgtatccccctttagtcccggttggtggctcaacccgggactaaaggactaacacgtggcctgccgtagtggtggcgaccgttggtatacctctttagtcccggttggtggctcaacccgggactaaaggcctaacacgtggcctgccgtagtggtggcaaccgtttggtatacctctttagtcccggttggtggctcaacccgggactaaaggcccaaacagtTTGCATCCCgcatcgtttcgggcgatgaaaagcacgaaccgaagcgtacagtcgccatttctctgttcttcttctctctcgcgtcgccctctctgttcttctcctctcttcttcccttctcttcttccaccatgccaactagctttcgtaAGGTGCTCTCACATGGCACGacgatgctcgatgtcgtgtacacgaacctgagcaacgaggtgccgttttttcttcaacagttgaaggaaaaatggtttgaccacgcagcggatcatgagaagttcttgggtcttgatctggagtacacagccgatcaacgcggtgttgccgtcatctagCTATGCTTccaacgccatgtcttgatcttccaatgggcgaggtaagttttgaggttttctttgatccaagataatgacattgtaagtttatttgtttcaatcatagttggttcccttcaaatagttgtagtgaaacaattttgattagttgaaggggag harbors:
- the LOC123412112 gene encoding uncharacterized protein LOC123412112, encoding MLKFLSRVVVEYNPLDPRKAAAVELLAQCNGRKAKDSNPTCSVELRRLPSPAAADDPKAQPPPRVLVTYLNGAEEAFVAADGATAQGMRDQILARGRLLETEQLFREAGEKWPVVIPEEELGMSFPGIKPKKAEEKPQAA